A part of Bacillus thuringiensis genomic DNA contains:
- a CDS encoding FliH/SctL family protein → MSLFKNRIPKNSVSFSEETYELQYPKPAAVHIEEEELQVDHAELRAQQESLHMEMNQLRQEQQMLERERQQLLQDKEEFQMHIHEQMEQMEVARMQFQQEQQETAYEWTELLWDQSFHLAEKIVNQAVDSRLLDVLPILTGIVQTLPTSFEKLIITVHPETFERIQEEKENTKEYWLLQLVEWKYDFSLQFGEFVLEEEKEFFEFKFAPIFAKLRQKWEEEKLFEEQNV, encoded by the coding sequence ATGTCCTTATTTAAAAACAGAATTCCGAAGAATTCTGTTTCTTTTTCAGAAGAAACGTATGAATTACAATACCCAAAGCCAGCCGCAGTTCATATAGAAGAGGAAGAATTACAAGTTGATCATGCAGAACTTCGCGCGCAGCAAGAATCGTTACATATGGAAATGAATCAGCTAAGGCAAGAGCAGCAAATGCTAGAACGAGAGCGTCAACAGCTATTGCAAGATAAAGAAGAATTTCAAATGCATATTCATGAACAAATGGAACAGATGGAAGTAGCGCGTATGCAGTTTCAACAAGAACAGCAAGAAACAGCGTATGAATGGACAGAGTTATTATGGGATCAATCTTTTCATTTAGCAGAAAAAATCGTGAATCAAGCAGTAGATTCACGATTGCTTGATGTGTTACCCATTTTAACTGGTATCGTTCAAACGTTGCCTACTTCGTTTGAAAAATTAATCATTACCGTACACCCAGAAACATTTGAACGTATTCAAGAAGAGAAGGAAAATACGAAAGAGTATTGGTTACTACAATTAGTAGAATGGAAATATGATTTCTCCTTACAGTTCGGTGAATTTGTTCTAGAAGAAGAGAAAGAGTTCTTTGAATTTAAATTTGCACCTATATTTGCGAAACTTCGCCAGAAATGGGAAGAAGAGAAGTTATTTGAGGAGCAAAATGTATGA
- the fliI gene encoding flagellar protein export ATPase FliI, whose product MTRLLMNENQKWNMFIETPFYTKVGKVHSVQEQFFVAKGPKAKIGDVCFVGQHNVLCEVIAIEKENNMLLPFEQTEKVCYGDSVTLIAEDVVIPRGNHLLGKVLSANGEVLNEDAENIPLQKIKLDAPPIHAFEREEITDVFETGIKSIDSMLTIGIGQKIGIFAGSGVGKSTLLGMIAKNAKADINVISLVGERGREVKDFIRKELGEEGMRKSVVVVATSDESHLMQLRAAKLATSIAEYFRDQGNNVLLMMDSVTRFADARRSVDIAVKELPIGGKTLLMESYMKKLLERSGKTQKGSITGIYTVLVDGDDLNGPVPDLARGILDGHIVLKRELATLSHYPAISVLDSVSRIMEEIVSPTHWQLANEMRKILSVYKENELYFKLGTIQENTENAYIFECKNKVEGINTFLKQGRSNSFQFDDIVEAMHHIV is encoded by the coding sequence ATGACTCGACTATTAATGAATGAAAACCAAAAATGGAATATGTTTATTGAAACCCCGTTTTATACGAAAGTCGGTAAAGTTCATAGTGTACAAGAACAGTTTTTCGTAGCGAAAGGGCCAAAGGCAAAAATTGGAGATGTTTGTTTCGTTGGACAACATAATGTTTTATGTGAAGTGATTGCGATTGAAAAAGAAAATAATATGTTACTTCCATTTGAACAAACAGAAAAAGTATGTTACGGAGATTCAGTTACACTAATTGCAGAAGATGTTGTTATACCTCGTGGCAATCATTTACTTGGAAAAGTGTTAAGTGCAAATGGCGAAGTACTAAATGAGGATGCAGAGAATATTCCATTACAAAAAATAAAACTAGATGCCCCGCCTATTCATGCATTTGAACGTGAAGAAATTACCGATGTATTTGAAACGGGAATCAAATCAATTGACTCTATGCTAACAATTGGCATCGGTCAAAAGATTGGTATTTTTGCAGGTTCTGGTGTTGGTAAATCTACTTTACTCGGAATGATTGCGAAAAACGCAAAAGCTGACATTAATGTTATTAGTTTAGTAGGAGAACGTGGCCGGGAAGTAAAAGACTTTATTCGAAAAGAATTAGGTGAAGAAGGAATGCGAAAAAGCGTCGTTGTTGTAGCGACGTCAGATGAAAGTCACTTAATGCAACTTCGTGCAGCGAAACTCGCAACGTCTATTGCTGAATATTTCCGTGATCAAGGTAATAACGTACTACTTATGATGGACTCTGTTACTCGTTTTGCTGATGCGCGTAGAAGTGTTGATATTGCCGTTAAAGAGTTACCGATTGGCGGTAAAACACTCTTAATGGAAAGTTATATGAAGAAGCTGTTAGAGCGCTCTGGGAAAACGCAAAAGGGATCTATAACAGGTATATATACCGTGCTCGTCGATGGAGACGATTTAAACGGCCCTGTACCAGATTTAGCGCGTGGTATTTTAGATGGACATATTGTATTAAAACGTGAGCTTGCAACACTTAGTCATTACCCTGCTATTTCAGTGCTAGACTCAGTGAGTAGGATTATGGAAGAAATCGTTTCGCCAACTCATTGGCAACTTGCAAATGAAATGAGAAAAATCTTATCTGTTTATAAAGAAAATGAATTGTATTTTAAATTAGGAACGATTCAAGAAAATACAGAAAATGCTTATATTTTTGAATGTAAAAACAAAGTAGAAGGTATAAATACGTTTTTAAAACAAGGTCGATCTAATAGTTTCCAATTTGATGATATTGTTGAAGCGATGCACCATATAGTATAA
- a CDS encoding DUF3964 family protein has translation MTTRQERILQLPFFENKRELAEQVLNMEREEHIYLPDQFEIKQVPPYSFGEKQSIIGRIHEFYFVSVGSEGEWKYQLFKDEMKCREFFITLSGITDQQIAFWFNNIELLKSS, from the coding sequence ATGACGACAAGACAAGAGCGAATTTTACAATTGCCTTTTTTCGAAAATAAACGTGAACTTGCCGAGCAAGTGTTAAACATGGAACGAGAAGAGCATATATATTTACCTGATCAATTTGAAATTAAGCAAGTACCTCCATATTCATTTGGTGAAAAGCAATCGATTATTGGCCGTATTCATGAGTTTTATTTCGTAAGTGTTGGTAGCGAAGGAGAATGGAAGTATCAACTGTTTAAGGACGAGATGAAGTGCCGTGAGTTTTTTATTACACTATCAGGGATAACGGATCAGCAGATTGCATTTTGGTTCAATAACATCGAGTTGTTGAAAAGCTCTTAA
- a CDS encoding flagellar hook-length control protein FliK — MIQSVLPVQQSLPPQKEKGLEVQSKSEDSSFDLTMRMENKKQPKTEKMKREEAPKEEKKEYILSKQSVTKEEPIVKKEEKKETEQLLLAVSEQMVAIEQLRVQPELLYQYIQKIQELYKEYGNIKLNELPANELQQLQELLSNMNIKNAICLEDTMQMVLDKMKMPEQTMQALKIVETETCNIAKKQEDSKDLDVDLPKAEGDDVKIELPEGDVLNDSSSTGAELLNKATGTDQIGKSNSGAEKVTLPDLGKKMEAQVEALQKFVVKQERVLFQLNPEKLGTLTVFMKKHGDQIDVHVEMEKHDAKKRVEIIFDELRLKLKEKEINIQISYSDKDENRKEQREQEQRQKQKLASTKHEKQHAKEFAGLLEE, encoded by the coding sequence GTGATACAGTCTGTATTACCGGTGCAACAAAGTTTACCTCCGCAAAAAGAAAAAGGGCTAGAAGTACAATCAAAAAGTGAAGATTCTTCATTCGATCTTACGATGAGAATGGAAAATAAAAAGCAGCCGAAAACGGAGAAAATGAAACGAGAAGAAGCACCAAAAGAAGAAAAAAAAGAATATATTCTTTCTAAACAATCAGTAACGAAAGAAGAGCCAATTGTAAAGAAAGAAGAAAAAAAAGAGACAGAACAGTTACTATTAGCTGTATCTGAGCAAATGGTTGCAATTGAACAATTACGTGTGCAGCCGGAATTGTTATATCAATACATACAAAAAATACAAGAGCTATATAAAGAATATGGGAATATAAAACTTAACGAATTACCCGCCAATGAATTACAACAGTTGCAAGAGCTTCTTTCAAATATGAATATCAAAAATGCTATATGTTTAGAAGATACAATGCAAATGGTATTAGACAAAATGAAGATGCCGGAGCAAACGATGCAAGCATTAAAAATTGTAGAAACAGAAACTTGTAATATTGCAAAGAAACAAGAAGATTCCAAAGACTTAGATGTAGATCTTCCAAAAGCTGAGGGCGATGATGTAAAGATAGAGTTGCCTGAAGGTGATGTGTTAAACGATTCGAGTTCAACGGGTGCGGAGTTATTAAATAAAGCAACGGGTACGGATCAAATAGGAAAATCAAATAGTGGCGCTGAGAAAGTTACGTTACCTGACTTAGGAAAGAAAATGGAAGCACAAGTAGAAGCGTTGCAAAAATTTGTAGTGAAACAAGAGCGTGTTTTATTTCAGTTAAATCCAGAAAAACTTGGTACATTAACGGTGTTTATGAAAAAACATGGAGATCAAATTGATGTTCACGTAGAAATGGAAAAACATGATGCGAAAAAACGTGTTGAAATTATTTTTGATGAATTGAGACTGAAGTTAAAAGAAAAAGAAATCAATATTCAAATTAGCTATTCAGATAAAGATGAAAATCGAAAAGAACAGCGAGAACAAGAGCAAAGACAAAAACAAAAATTAGCAAGTACGAAACATGAAAAACAACATGCAAAAGAATTTGCTGGATTATTGGAGGAATAA
- the flgE gene encoding flagellar hook protein FlgE has translation MIKALYTSITGMNAAQNALSVTSNNIANAQTVGYKKQKAIFDDLLYNNTVGSRGDGAYAGTNPKSIGNGVKFSGTSTDFSDGSITLTSDKMETAIEGNGLFLVGDRNGGNVEYTRKGSFGVSKDSYVTNTGGQYVLGYGVKTGTQEVDFSSRPSPIHIPMGSAVGGIQTDKATIGGNLPRNQNALSHEFTVFDAEGNSLTLRVNIKQKTTKETVDGKEVEKPVPGEYTYSVSVRNDSKNEKEFKPIEGMPDNKPLIFDTLGNLKQTDEPVQKDPVTGEITKGGTITIPFGDGLTLDLSGLTNYPTGKTISTTEVTGRPAAIANDYSISDGGFVMMKYSDGSMKVVGQLAVATFPNSGGLMKTGNGNYVATPSAGIPGVGVAGENGAGNVRGSAKESSNVDLSVEFVDLMLYQRGFQGNAKVIKVSDEVLNEVVNLIR, from the coding sequence ATGATTAAAGCGTTATATACAAGTATTACAGGGATGAATGCAGCACAAAATGCATTAAGTGTTACTTCAAATAATATTGCAAATGCACAAACAGTTGGGTATAAAAAGCAAAAGGCTATTTTTGATGATTTGCTATATAATAATACTGTTGGTTCACGTGGTGATGGTGCCTATGCGGGTACGAATCCAAAGAGTATTGGTAACGGTGTAAAGTTCAGTGGGACATCTACAGATTTTAGTGATGGTTCTATTACTTTAACTAGTGATAAGATGGAGACAGCGATAGAAGGAAACGGTTTGTTTTTAGTTGGTGATCGTAACGGTGGAAATGTAGAGTATACGAGAAAAGGATCTTTTGGTGTATCGAAAGATAGCTATGTTACAAATACAGGTGGACAGTATGTACTGGGTTATGGTGTAAAAACAGGAACACAAGAAGTAGATTTTTCTTCACGACCAAGCCCAATTCATATTCCAATGGGATCAGCTGTTGGTGGGATTCAAACAGATAAAGCGACAATAGGCGGAAACCTTCCTAGAAACCAAAATGCATTATCTCACGAATTCACAGTTTTTGATGCGGAAGGGAACTCGTTAACGTTACGTGTAAATATTAAACAAAAGACTACAAAAGAGACTGTAGATGGTAAAGAAGTTGAAAAGCCAGTGCCAGGCGAATATACATATTCAGTTTCTGTAAGAAATGATTCTAAAAACGAAAAAGAATTTAAGCCTATTGAAGGCATGCCGGACAACAAACCGCTTATATTTGATACATTGGGAAATTTAAAGCAAACAGATGAACCTGTACAAAAAGATCCAGTAACTGGTGAAATTACTAAAGGTGGAACTATTACAATTCCTTTTGGTGATGGTCTGACGCTAGATTTAAGCGGTTTAACAAACTATCCAACTGGAAAAACTATTTCTACAACAGAAGTAACGGGGCGTCCAGCTGCAATTGCAAATGATTATTCTATTTCTGACGGTGGTTTCGTTATGATGAAATATTCGGATGGTAGTATGAAAGTTGTAGGACAACTAGCTGTAGCTACATTCCCAAATTCAGGTGGATTAATGAAAACAGGGAATGGAAATTACGTTGCGACACCATCAGCGGGTATTCCAGGAGTAGGTGTTGCTGGTGAGAATGGTGCAGGTAATGTACGAGGATCAGCAAAAGAAAGTTCAAACGTAGATTTATCTGTAGAATTCGTTGACTTAATGCTTTATCAACGCGGATTCCAAGGAAATGCGAAGGTAATTAAAGTGTCAGATGAAGTATTAAATGAAGTTGTAAACTTAATTCGATAA
- a CDS encoding cytoplasmic protein: protein MDKQQYDTIKLQINQEKEQILKEVYELAGEKRKIEQKKEYDLYVVKSRSKVVQTGQRIMAGMLSSHTFSPERIEEWNRKIKKTEDFIRKNESLLEQVKEKERVIDEMYQEGCRKLAKIREKQEEKMLLDLKMCMNG, encoded by the coding sequence GTGGATAAGCAGCAGTACGACACGATAAAATTGCAAATAAATCAAGAAAAAGAACAGATTTTGAAAGAAGTGTATGAATTAGCAGGTGAAAAAAGAAAAATAGAACAAAAAAAAGAATATGATTTATATGTAGTAAAATCGCGTAGTAAAGTCGTACAAACTGGGCAGCGTATAATGGCTGGCATGCTTTCGTCACATACGTTTTCACCTGAAAGAATAGAAGAATGGAATCGGAAAATTAAAAAAACGGAAGATTTTATTCGAAAAAATGAAAGCCTTTTAGAGCAAGTAAAAGAAAAAGAACGTGTCATTGATGAGATGTATCAAGAAGGTTGTAGAAAGCTTGCTAAAATACGAGAAAAGCAGGAAGAAAAAATGCTTCTTGATTTGAAAATGTGTATGAATGGATGA
- a CDS encoding LysR family transcriptional regulator: MAQNKYRVTFISPSEVEQRTVMAASSLPDLIRKVESIIADPNGYFVNDKKNNCYFKVIKENVTFIQYELLFSDKEIHIEKLKHIAPAILKQLFKKLNDPELYALALLDVDIATKEYVLEEMDSELRIRVETELAKKWEAMPTEIVGAQEVLLEALASFIHD, translated from the coding sequence ATGGCGCAGAATAAGTATCGCGTTACATTCATTTCGCCGAGTGAGGTTGAGCAGCGGACTGTAATGGCGGCGAGTAGTTTGCCAGATTTAATTCGTAAAGTAGAGAGTATTATTGCAGATCCGAACGGTTATTTTGTAAATGATAAAAAAAATAATTGCTATTTTAAAGTAATTAAAGAAAATGTTACGTTCATTCAATATGAGTTACTATTTTCGGATAAGGAAATTCATATTGAAAAATTAAAACATATAGCACCAGCTATATTGAAACAATTATTTAAAAAACTAAATGATCCAGAATTATATGCGCTTGCGCTACTTGATGTTGATATAGCGACGAAAGAATATGTGCTAGAAGAAATGGATTCAGAGCTAAGAATACGAGTAGAAACGGAGCTTGCAAAAAAGTGGGAAGCAATGCCGACAGAAATTGTAGGAGCACAAGAAGTGTTATTAGAGGCACTTGCTTCGTTTATACACGATTAA
- a CDS encoding flagellar hook assembly protein FlgD, whose translation MPTVGLNTTSTNHIPLQAGAQTKNASVTGAQSTAQQANGVSASTQKTPGIMDKDDFLKLFLASFQHQDPFNAMDMNQMMNQTAQLSLMEQVQNMTKAVDKLQSTMYSTALDGGMKFLGKYVRGVSNNGKQVTGQVETVRLAENNDVQLIVDNQVVSLRFIERVSDKPITETNPEDEKKDDIEKNEEVKQD comes from the coding sequence GTGCCAACAGTTGGATTAAATACAACGAGTACAAATCATATTCCGTTACAAGCAGGAGCACAAACAAAAAACGCATCTGTTACTGGTGCACAGTCGACAGCTCAACAAGCAAACGGAGTATCAGCAAGTACTCAAAAAACACCCGGTATTATGGATAAAGATGATTTCCTGAAACTTTTCTTAGCAAGCTTTCAACATCAAGACCCGTTTAATGCGATGGATATGAACCAAATGATGAACCAAACAGCACAGCTATCGCTTATGGAGCAAGTACAGAATATGACGAAAGCAGTAGATAAACTGCAATCAACGATGTATTCGACGGCTCTTGATGGAGGGATGAAGTTTTTAGGAAAGTACGTTAGAGGTGTAAGCAATAATGGAAAGCAAGTGACTGGTCAAGTGGAAACAGTTCGACTTGCTGAAAATAACGATGTGCAACTTATTGTTGATAATCAAGTTGTCTCACTTCGTTTCATAGAAAGGGTTTCTGATAAACCGATAACAGAAACTAATCCGGAAGATGAGAAGAAAGATGATATAGAAAAAAATGAAGAGGTTAAGCAAGATTAA